The Corynebacterium glaucum genome includes a region encoding these proteins:
- a CDS encoding type VII secretion-associated protein: protein MTQTHAYPATQASEAALRITVTETSTVFTGVANLHRMDAPSAREIANYVRNVFGPEPAGAHVHVAASPARLAELEAALAGYEIRLTTEALPDDADTNAFGLYDSGDLDVLVRGVDAESGRRPEWVVLAVAAAVAVVCAVVIGMTAANLVGRSAPVGEHNAADQNDAGMTPTDSEDAPGSAAAVTEASTSEQAADTVVLERDGVRVELPAGFELEDVDGMWRATGPDPDFRLLISVDELYNLPAETMAEQLLRDVEADPETELVDTDGHSLTYRELPADGSEVLWKTWPHDNYQVFVACHTRSAPTTVQQATCRMAFESAVFEPSDPFEPEEEVGAMSG from the coding sequence ATGACGCAGACGCATGCGTATCCAGCGACACAGGCGAGCGAGGCCGCGCTGCGCATCACTGTCACTGAGACTTCAACGGTGTTCACTGGGGTCGCGAACTTGCACCGGATGGATGCGCCTTCCGCGCGCGAGATCGCCAATTATGTGCGCAATGTCTTCGGCCCGGAACCTGCGGGCGCGCACGTGCACGTTGCCGCTTCTCCGGCTCGGCTAGCGGAGCTTGAGGCGGCGCTGGCGGGGTACGAGATCAGGTTGACTACGGAAGCGCTGCCCGACGACGCCGATACAAATGCCTTCGGCCTCTACGACTCCGGTGATCTTGATGTCCTCGTCCGCGGGGTAGATGCGGAGAGCGGTCGCCGACCGGAATGGGTGGTGCTCGCGGTGGCTGCCGCGGTGGCGGTCGTATGCGCGGTGGTGATTGGGATGACCGCGGCAAACCTGGTCGGCCGCTCGGCGCCCGTTGGTGAACACAACGCTGCTGATCAGAACGACGCTGGCATGACTCCCACCGATAGCGAGGACGCGCCGGGGTCCGCTGCGGCGGTGACGGAGGCGTCGACAAGCGAACAAGCTGCGGACACTGTGGTGCTGGAGCGAGACGGGGTGCGGGTGGAACTGCCTGCGGGCTTCGAGCTGGAAGATGTCGACGGGATGTGGCGGGCAACCGGCCCCGACCCGGACTTCCGGCTGTTGATTAGTGTCGACGAGCTGTACAACCTGCCTGCCGAAACGATGGCGGAGCAGCTGCTTCGCGATGTGGAAGCCGACCCCGAGACCGAGCTTGTGGATACCGACGGGCACTCGCTGACGTACCGGGAGCTGCCCGCCGACGGATCTGAAGTGCTGTGGAAGACCTGGCCGCACGACAACTATCAGGTGTTCGTCGCGTGCCACACGCGCAGCGCACCGACGACAGTGCAGCAAGCCACTTGCCGGATGGCGTTTGAATCCGCTGTGTTCGAACCGTCCGATCCCTTCGAACCGGAGGAAGAGGTGGGCGCCATGAGCGGATGA